The Sporosarcina sp. Te-1 DNA window CCAAAACATAGTGGCGTGCCTGCGTTGCTGCAGGCACGCTCCGCTATTCCTCTTTCAACTCCGAAATGGCAACTTCCGATCGTTCCTCCATAGACTGGCGCAAATGCACGGTGGCCGTCCGATCATCTTCATGCACCTTATCAATCCAGATGGAGACACCGTTATAACTCACTTCAATATCGTCCGGAGAAGAAACGATCTGCCTAGCACGAGTACTGTCCACATATATCCCTCCTGTCTTCCACAGTAGTATGGTACAAATTTGGGTCGGAATACATCGTGAGTATGCAGGACGGAAGATTCGGGTATAGGTAAACAGAAGTGCAGGTTCTATGTAATGGTAAAGAAGGTGAAGTCATGATTCGGACGTTAGGTGAAACATCGGACGGGAAACTAATGTATGATTTTCAACTGGAAGATATGGCGAATTTATCTTTAGAGTGGTATTGGGTGGACTTCGATCAGCCGACAGCTGAGGAAGCTGCCTTATTGCATTCCTATTTTCATTTCCATCCTCTGGCGATTGAAGATTGTTTAGGGAGATTGCAACGGCCGAAGCTGGATTATTACGAAGGGTATACTTTTTTTGTTTTACACTCTATCTGCCATAACGATTTAACCGCAGAGGAATTAAATCTTTTTCTTGGGGAACGGTTTGTGGTGACCTTCCATTTCGATCGTTTGCAGGAATTGGACAAAGCACGTGAGATGATCAGTGCGAATCCGAAAAAATGGGAACGTGGACATGTCTTTACGGCGTACGAGATAATTGATAAGGTGGTCGATCAATACTTTCCCATTTTATATAATATCGAAGATCACTTGGATGAAATCGAAGATCAATTATCCCCGCGAAATGTCCATTTGTCCATGGACTATGTGTTTGAAGTGAGAAGTGATTTGCTGCGTTTGCGAAGAACTATTTTCCCGATGCGGGAGCTGTTATATCGAATGCTCGATTCAGAACGCTTGGATTTCATTCCACACGAGCATGCTTACTTCTCAGATATTTATGATCACCTGATTCGTTTAGGAGAAATGATTGAATCCAATCGGGAGTTGACCGCTGATATACGAGACAGTCAATTGTCGATCAATTCAAATCGGATGAATAGTATTATGACTACTTTGACCATTATTTCATCTATTTTCATCCCTTTGACATTTGTAGCGGGAGTGTATGGCATGAATTTTGATTATATGCCGGAACTCCATTGGCGCTATGGCTATCCAATCGTACTTATCTTCATGGGTCTCATCGGTTTTTCGATGGGTGTCTGGTTCAAATCAAAAGGGTGGCTCGGTTTGGATAAATCATAGAGAATGTCTGAAAGAAAGAGCTGCATTCCGTCATTGTGCGGATTGCAGCCTTTTTTTGCATACCACGCTACATAGAGAGCTTAAAATAACCGATTTCCTCATATTTAGGGGATTGGTCAGGATGAATCGTATAAAGGGAAAAACCACCTGCTTCGAATGGTACTCCTTCAAAGGTCTCCTTGGCAATGGGCTTCCCTGTCATCGGTTTCAGTTTTTTCGCGATTGTAATGTGCGGAGTGAACCGGTTTTCCTCAGATCGACTCAATAGATCATGGCAATGGTGATAGATATCCTGTTGCAACGAAACGAGAGCATCCGAGTGCTCCACCCCTAAATAGACGACACGCGGGCCCTTTGACAATCCGAAATAGGAAAGATGGTTGATCTCAAGAGCAAACTTTTTGTGCTGAGATGAAAGGGACGACAACATTTCAGTCAACGGTTCGATGAGAGAATCGGCAAGTGAGCCGATGAACAAGAGTGTCATATGTAAATCCTCTTCATAGGGCAGCACCTTGTACAAGCTGGAAAGGCCGAGTTGATTTTGATACGCCTCTGCAATTGGCCGAACCGCCGCGGGAGCTTTCATACCGATAAAATAATGGGCTGACATGCGGCAACCTCCTTTCGAGTCACTGCCTATTATAACCGATCCTTTTTCCGGTAAACATCGGACAACTATCCACATGCCGGGCGAACGCATAGAGTAGGGTAGTGGTTTGTACTACTTGAATGGAAGGGGATTTAGTGGAAAAACCAACGAATAAGAAGTTGCAGCAGCTTGCTTCGTATCAGGTGAATAACTATGGGACGAGGATGACGACAAATCAAGGAATGCGAATAGCCAATGATGAGGATTCCTTAAAAGCCGGGGTCAGAGGGCCGACACTTCTGGAGGATTTTCATCTTCGGGAAAAATTAACGCATTTTGATCATGAGCGGATTCCCGAGAGAGTTGTGCATGCGAGAGGGTTTGCTGCACATGGTGAATTTGAATTATATCATTCAATGAAGGAGTTTTCGAAAGCGGGATTTCTGCAGAATCCGGGATCAAAGACACCGGTTTTCATTCGTTTCTCGACAGTGGTCGGCAGCAAAGGATCAGCGGACACGGTAAGGGATGTAAGAGGGTTTGCGATCAAGTTTTATACAGACGAAGGAAACTTCGATTTAGTCGGCAATAATATACCTGTTTTTTTTATTCAAGATGCGATCAAGTTTCCGGATTTGGTCCGCGCCATCAAACCAGAACCACATAATGAAATTCCACAAGCCTCTTCAGCACATGACACATTATGGGATTTTGTTGCCAACAACCAGGAAACGGCACATATGATCATGTGGCTCATGTCAGACAGGGCTATTCCAAGAAGTTTCCGCATGATGCAAGGCTTTGGTGTCCATACGTTTCGGCTGGTGAACGAAGAAGGAAAGGGCAGGTTTGTTAAATTTCATATTAAACCGTTGCTAGGCGTTCATTCCCTTGTATGGGATGAAGCGCAGAAAATCGCAGGCAAGGATCCGGACTTTCACCGGCGTGATTTATGGGAAACGATTGAGAGAGGCCATGTTGTAGAATACGAAATTGGTGTTCAAATGATCAATGAAGAAGATGAATTCAAGTTCGGTTTTGATATTTTGGATTCAACGAAAATATGGCCGGAGGAACTCGTACCAGTACAACTATTTGGCAAGATCACCTTAAATCAGAATGTGGAAAACGTATTTGCAGAAACGGAGCAAGTTGCATTCCATCTGGGAAATGTGGTCCCCGGCATTGATTTCACAAATGATCCTTTGCTACAGGGACGGTTATTCTCCTATTTGGATACGCAGCTGTTACGGCTGGGCGGCCCAAACTTTGTCGAAATCCCAATTAATCGACCGGTCTGTCCATTTCATAACAATCAACGGGATGGCTTCAGCAGACAGCGGATTGACGTCGGCCAAGTGAGTTATCATAAAAATTCACTTGCCAATAATACCCCTGCTACGTCTCCATGGAAAGAAGGCGGGTATGTCCACTATGCGGAAAAAGTAGATGGGCGTGTCATTCAGGGAAGAAGCGAATCATTCCAAGATCATTTTTCACAGGCCCGCCTGTTTTGGAACAGTATGTCTCCGCCTGAAAAACAGCATATTATGGATGCATTCATCTTTGAGGTAGGGAAAGTCAAATCTGAAAGTGTTCGGCAGCAAGTGGTCGATATGTTCGTACATGTCGATGAAGAACTGGCGAGGCGGCTTGCAGATGCAGTGGGCGTTAGACCGCCGGCAGGCAGGCAAGTGGATGTATCGGCATTGTCTCCTGCACTGAGCCAGGAAAATACCCCTAAGTATCCATACAGCCTAAAGACGGGAATTCTAATCGGGAACTTCTTTAATGGTGCAGAAGTAAAAGCGGTTGTGAAAGGGCTGCAAAAATATGGAGTAGTCGTCGATATTATAAGCGAAAAGCTGGGAACAGTGAGAGGCGCAGATGGGGTCGAAGCCGTCGTAAATGAAACGCTGACCACTTCGTCACCAGTGCTGCTTGATTCGATCTATGTCGTCGGGGGCAAAGCAGATGACCAGCAGGCGTTTGATCGGAATATCGTGGATTATATTAATGAAACGTATAAACATTATAAACCGATTGGAGTCGCTTCGACAGGCATGTCGCTCTTCAAAGGATCATCCTCAAAAGAAGGTCCGGGCGTTATTTTGGATGGTGATCAGGAATTTGCAGATCGATTTATCCATGCCATTGCGATGCAACGCTTTTGGGACAGGAAATTGTAGTGGCAACGCCATTTCTGAATGGCTGATAAGAAAAAACGCTAGAAAATGATAGCTAGTTATAATGAAGCATGTTGATTTCAGTGGTTTATGCGCGAAGATCAAGTGGTTATGCGCGCCTCGTTTCATTTATGCTCGGTTATCCGGGTGTTATGCGTGCTCCCGTTTGGTTTATGCTCGGTTGTCACCGGTTTATGCTCGGATTTCTAGGAATTATGCGCGCCTCGTTGCTTTGATGCTTGGTTGCCCGTTAGTTATCCTCTCCCCAGTATCCTTGGTGCAAGGTTTCCCGGGTCTGTAACTGCGCTCTGCCGTTCCAATTCAAGATGGAACGGCAGTTTTTATGTATAATCAAAGAAAAGGAGAGGTGCAGATGATTCGAACAGTATTATTCGATTTGGACGATACCCTTTTATGGGATAAAAAGAGCATTGCAACTGCATTTGAGAAGACTTGTCAAGTTGCAGCAAAATCGACAGGTGTAGATCCTGCCCGTTTGGAGCAGTCTGTTCGACAAGCAGCCAGGGATTTATATTCATCCCATTCTACATATGATTTCACCCAGCAAATCGGAATTAATCCGTTTGAGGGGCTGTGGGGAACTTTTGATGATCCGGGAGAAATGTTTCAGCTTATGAAAGAATGGATACCCACTTATCAAAAAGAAGCATGGTCAAGGGGATTGCTGATGGAAGGGGTGGAAGATATCGAGTTGGGTGGTCAATTGGCCGAGCGCTTCCGAGAGGAACGAATCCGATCTCCTTTTGTGTATGAGGAAACATTTGCTGTCTTGGAGGAATTGAAAGGTTTGTACGAGCTTGTGTTAATCACAAATGGGTCACCCTCCTTGCAGCAGCAGAAGCTGGCCATAACAAAGGAGATTTCCCCGTATTTCGATCTTATCGTTATCTCGGGTGCAGTTGGGAAAGGCAAGCCTAATCGCGCCATCTTCCAGTTTGCCTTGGAACAAATCGGCCGCTCTCCTAGCGAGTGTATCATGGTAGGGGATAATCACATGACGGATATCCTTGGCGCTGGCGGGATTGGTATGAAATCCGTATGGATCAATCGGGAGGAGAAGGCT harbors:
- a CDS encoding HAD family hydrolase produces the protein MIRTVLFDLDDTLLWDKKSIATAFEKTCQVAAKSTGVDPARLEQSVRQAARDLYSSHSTYDFTQQIGINPFEGLWGTFDDPGEMFQLMKEWIPTYQKEAWSRGLLMEGVEDIELGGQLAERFREERIRSPFVYEETFAVLEELKGLYELVLITNGSPSLQQQKLAITKEISPYFDLIVISGAVGKGKPNRAIFQFALEQIGRSPSECIMVGDNHMTDILGAGGIGMKSVWINREEKAPHPDIHATYEIDHLTQLLPILEELKNA
- the thpR gene encoding RNA 2',3'-cyclic phosphodiesterase gives rise to the protein MSAHYFIGMKAPAAVRPIAEAYQNQLGLSSLYKVLPYEEDLHMTLLFIGSLADSLIEPLTEMLSSLSSQHKKFALEINHLSYFGLSKGPRVVYLGVEHSDALVSLQQDIYHHCHDLLSRSEENRFTPHITIAKKLKPMTGKPIAKETFEGVPFEAGGFSLYTIHPDQSPKYEEIGYFKLSM
- a CDS encoding H-type small acid-soluble spore protein, yielding MDSTRARQIVSSPDDIEVSYNGVSIWIDKVHEDDRTATVHLRQSMEERSEVAISELKEE
- a CDS encoding catalase: MEGDLVEKPTNKKLQQLASYQVNNYGTRMTTNQGMRIANDEDSLKAGVRGPTLLEDFHLREKLTHFDHERIPERVVHARGFAAHGEFELYHSMKEFSKAGFLQNPGSKTPVFIRFSTVVGSKGSADTVRDVRGFAIKFYTDEGNFDLVGNNIPVFFIQDAIKFPDLVRAIKPEPHNEIPQASSAHDTLWDFVANNQETAHMIMWLMSDRAIPRSFRMMQGFGVHTFRLVNEEGKGRFVKFHIKPLLGVHSLVWDEAQKIAGKDPDFHRRDLWETIERGHVVEYEIGVQMINEEDEFKFGFDILDSTKIWPEELVPVQLFGKITLNQNVENVFAETEQVAFHLGNVVPGIDFTNDPLLQGRLFSYLDTQLLRLGGPNFVEIPINRPVCPFHNNQRDGFSRQRIDVGQVSYHKNSLANNTPATSPWKEGGYVHYAEKVDGRVIQGRSESFQDHFSQARLFWNSMSPPEKQHIMDAFIFEVGKVKSESVRQQVVDMFVHVDEELARRLADAVGVRPPAGRQVDVSALSPALSQENTPKYPYSLKTGILIGNFFNGAEVKAVVKGLQKYGVVVDIISEKLGTVRGADGVEAVVNETLTTSSPVLLDSIYVVGGKADDQQAFDRNIVDYINETYKHYKPIGVASTGMSLFKGSSSKEGPGVILDGDQEFADRFIHAIAMQRFWDRKL
- the corA gene encoding magnesium/cobalt transporter CorA is translated as MIRTLGETSDGKLMYDFQLEDMANLSLEWYWVDFDQPTAEEAALLHSYFHFHPLAIEDCLGRLQRPKLDYYEGYTFFVLHSICHNDLTAEELNLFLGERFVVTFHFDRLQELDKAREMISANPKKWERGHVFTAYEIIDKVVDQYFPILYNIEDHLDEIEDQLSPRNVHLSMDYVFEVRSDLLRLRRTIFPMRELLYRMLDSERLDFIPHEHAYFSDIYDHLIRLGEMIESNRELTADIRDSQLSINSNRMNSIMTTLTIISSIFIPLTFVAGVYGMNFDYMPELHWRYGYPIVLIFMGLIGFSMGVWFKSKGWLGLDKS